One Paenibacillus sp. SYP-B4298 genomic window, CAGCAAACCCTTACTGCGCTTCGCCGTTACCCCCTGGCCTTCCGCCTGCCAGCGATTGCAGCAGCACGACCGCTTCGTGCAGCGTTGCGACCGGCTCGATGCGCATGTGGCTGCCGAGCGCTGCCGCCTTCTCCTTCGCCTCCTGCGCATTGCCCGGCGGCACCAGGAACAGCTCGGCTCCGGCGCGATGAGCTGCCGTCACCTTGAAGCGGGCTCCACCGATCTCGCCCACCTTGCCATCTGGCGTAATCGTGCCGGTGCCAGCAATGCGGAGGCTGGCGGTCAGATCGCCCACCGTCAGCTCATCCAGCGTCTGCAGGGCGAACATCAGACCGGCAGACGGGCCTCCAATATCGCCGGCAGCGATCGATACCGCCAATTCGGGTCGGGAGGGCTCCAGATCCCGAATCTCTGCCAGCACGATGCCACCGAGCGCGAGCGGCAGATCCGCTCCCGCCAAGTCTTGCGGCACCGCCGCCAGCGGCAGTGCGAGCTCAAGCTCCTGTCCCTGCCGCGCGACCGTCCAGCTTAGCAGGTCGCCTGCCTGCCTCCTCTGCAGCCGTTGAACCAATTCCTCCGCCGTTCCCAGCTTGGCTCCATCCAGCGCGATCAGCATATCCCCTGGGCGAAAGCCCTTATGCTCCGGCAGCACATCTGTTACAGCCAGGCGGCGCACCTTCGCCTCATAGGCGATACCCGCCTCGCGGTAAGCCGCCTCCACCGCATTGCTCTGGGAATTAGCCATGACATAGAGCAGCCTGGCGGCATACTCCGTCTCACTCTGATCGCCCAGCACGTCCTGCTTGCGCAGCAAAGCAAGCTCATCATTCCACAGTGATTGAATCACCGTCCAATAATTAGCATACGTCATTTTTACTGTCGTCAGCATGAATGCTCCCTTGCTCGGCTTATCGCTCCGCTCTACCTTTACCATTGGCGCAACCGCCTCGACAAGCCCCGGCTCATAGGCCGCATATGGCGTCGGCATGTAGAGCAGGATGAACATGAGCAGCGCGGCAGCAAGCGCCGGTCGGATGATATACGCCGCAGCGCGTCGATGTGTGGGTTCCACCCTCTCCCCTCCTTAGGATCAGCTTGGTCTAACCAGGATTTCGCCAGCGTACATTGTAATTATGGATTGGTGTACGGGCTATGTTGGATCATACAGCGCAGCGCCTGGCTGCCTGTGAAGCGGCCTGCCCTGCCGGCCAAGATAAAGCCGCAACACGCGAGGAGGGATCGTAGGTGGCGAGAACGATTGTGATGGGTATCATTGCACTCTGGCTGGTAGCATCGATCGTTACCCAGCCCGAGGAAGCATTCCAGGCGGCATTGCAGGGGGTGTCCATGTGGTGGAATATTGTATTCCCGGGCCTGCTCCCCTTCCTGGTGCTGTCGGAGCTCATGCTTGCCTTCGGCCTCATCCATGGCTTGAGCGCGCTGCTTGGCCCTGTGATGCGCAAGACAACAGGGCTGCCTGGCGCCTCCGCCTGGCCGCTCGTTCTAGGCTGGACGGCGGGCTATACAGCGGGCGCCGAGGCATGTGCACGCCTGCTCGCTCGCCAGGAGCTGACCCGCAGCCAGAGCCAATGGCTCCTGGCCGTCTCCAGCATGCCTAACCCGATGTTCATGCTCATCGTCATCGGCGCTGGCTTCCTCCATCAGCCCGCCGCGGGGCTGATGCTGGCCTGCGCGGTATGGCTATCTGCCCTCCTGTGCGGTGCCGTGCTGCGTCTTGGGCTGCCTGCTCGCTCGTTCGGCACAGGCGGCGCCGCCTCTAGCGCGCATTGGGCACAGGCGGCACATTCGGCACAGCAAAGCCTGCTGCACCAAGCGGGCCGCGCCATGCTGCAGGCTCGCCGCGAGGACGGGCGCAGCTTCGGCAGCGTCCTGGGAGACGCGATCTCTCTTAGCATTCAAAAGCTGCTGCAGATCGGCGGCTTCATTATTTTCGGC contains:
- a CDS encoding YlbL family protein; the protein is MEPTHRRAAAYIIRPALAAALLMFILLYMPTPYAAYEPGLVEAVAPMVKVERSDKPSKGAFMLTTVKMTYANYWTVIQSLWNDELALLRKQDVLGDQSETEYAARLLYVMANSQSNAVEAAYREAGIAYEAKVRRLAVTDVLPEHKGFRPGDMLIALDGAKLGTAEELVQRLQRRQAGDLLSWTVARQGQELELALPLAAVPQDLAGADLPLALGGIVLAEIRDLEPSRPELAVSIAAGDIGGPSAGLMFALQTLDELTVGDLTASLRIAGTGTITPDGKVGEIGGARFKVTAAHRAGAELFLVPPGNAQEAKEKAAALGSHMRIEPVATLHEAVVLLQSLAGGRPGGNGEAQ
- a CDS encoding nucleoside recognition domain-containing protein gives rise to the protein MARTIVMGIIALWLVASIVTQPEEAFQAALQGVSMWWNIVFPGLLPFLVLSELMLAFGLIHGLSALLGPVMRKTTGLPGASAWPLVLGWTAGYTAGAEACARLLARQELTRSQSQWLLAVSSMPNPMFMLIVIGAGFLHQPAAGLMLACAVWLSALLCGAVLRLGLPARSFGTGGAASSAHWAQAAHSAQQSLLHQAGRAMLQARREDGRSFGSVLGDAISLSIQKLLQIGGFIIFGALVVRLLALSLPGELSLLAFPGLYESHLGAYSASLLHDELGPALCVAVVAAILAWGGWSGLLQIRSALQGTELRFGSFIAARLLHAALAFGTALLMWKPFHYIGQQMKSDEYEHAFWSPASVPAPLPLPVGARELPSLWTHVPAALCLLAGALVVLAAASATLRWLGNRKPL